A DNA window from Solanum lycopersicum chromosome 3, SLM_r2.1 contains the following coding sequences:
- the LOC104646567 gene encoding ATP-dependent Clp protease ATP-binding subunit ClpA homolog CD4A, chloroplastic-like: MARALVHSINIPSSVAANGRDEQFNGSQKNQTSFRMICDVKFPSFKLNSSVGLRACNALDAKSAETFVKRSRIVPKAMSDKAVIGQNEAMRLGHNLIGTEQILLGLISEGTGIVAKVLKSMGINLRDDARIEVEKIIGMAARVLENLGADDLNNIYNQVLRMVGKSNVGVAASVGGGTPGPNIFFLIWLILNKVFKC; the protein is encoded by the exons ATGGCTAGAGCTTTAGTTCATTCAATAAACATTCCATCTTCCGTTGCTGCGAATGGAAGGGATGAACAATTCAATGGATCTCAGAAAAATCAAACAAGTTTTAGAATGATATGTGATGTAAAATTTCCTTCTTTCAAGCTCAACAGTTCTGTAGGACTGCGAGCCTGCAATGCATTAGATGCAAAATCTGCTGAAACTTTTGTCAAACGGTCTCGAATTGTACCAAAAGCAATGTCTGATAAAGCAGTAATTGGACAAAATGAGGCCATGCGACTAGGTCACAATTTAATCGGAACAGAGCAGATTCTGTTGGGTCTTATTAGTGAGGGAACTGGTATTGTTGCTAAGGTTCTTAAATCCATGGGAATTAATTTGAGAGATGATGCTCGTATTGAAGTAGAGAAGATTATTGGCATGGCTGCTCGTGTTCTTGAAAACTTGGGTGCTGATGACCTCAATAACATTTACAATCAG GTCTTAAGGATGGTTGGCAAGAGTAATGTGGGTGTTGCTGCTAGTGTTGGAGGTGGAACTCCTGgcccaaatattttttttttgatatggtTGATATTGAACAAAGTATTCAAGTGTTAA
- the LOC101265627 gene encoding serine carboxypeptidase-like 45 isoform X1, which yields MISKPMAMAVFLFLLYAYVGIVSALPHPDKITKLPGQPQVGFQQFSGYVTVDDKKQRSLFYYFVEAETDPASKPLVLWLNGGPGCSSLGVGAFSENGPFRPRGEGLVINEHSWNKEANMLYLESPIGVGFSYSSDTSSYETVNDEITARDNVVFLLRWFHKFPQYRKSNLFLTGESYAGHYVPQLAKLMMAFNKKQQLFNLKGIALGNPVLEFATDFNSRAEYFWSHGLISDPTYRMFSSACNYSRYVSEYYRDTVSPICSRVMSLVSRETSKFVDKYDVTLDVCISSVLSQSKIISPQENSEKLDVCVEDEVVNYLNRKDVKRALHAELVGVHRWSVCSSILDYQLLDIEIPTISIIGTLIKERIPVLIYSGDQDSVVPLIGSRATVQQLARQMQLNTTVPYRVWFAGQQVGGWTHVYDNILSFATIRGASHEAPFSQPERSLVLFKSFLEGKPLPEVF from the exons ATG ATTTCAAAACCTATGGCTATGGctgtttttctctttcttctttatgCTTATGTAGGAATTGTGTCTGCATTGCCTCATCCAGACAAGATCACTAAATTGCCTGGACAACCTCAAGTGGGGTTTCAACAATTTTCAGGATATGTTACTGTTGATGATAAGAAGCAAAGATCTCTTTTTTACTATTTTGTTGAAGCTGAAACGGATCCAGCTTCAAAGCCTTTAGTTTTGTGGTTGAATGGAG GACCTGGATGTTCTTCACTTGGGGTTGGTGCATTTTCTGAAAATGGACCATTTAGACCAAGAGGAGAAGGTCTTGTTATAAATGAACACAGTTGGAACAAAG AGGCAAACATGTTGTATTTGGAAAGCCCAATTGGAGTTGGCTTCTCTTATTCATCTGATACTTCTTCCTATGAGACAGTAAATGATGAAATAACAG CCAGGGACAATGTTGTTTTCTTACTACGCTGGTTCCATAAATTTCCACAGTACAGAAAAAGCAATTTGTTTCTAACTGGCGAAAGTTATGCAG GACATTATGTACCTCAACTAGCTAAGCTCATGATGGCATTTAACAAGAAGCAGCAGCTATTCAATCTAAAAGGAATTGCT CTAGGTAATCCGGTTCTGGAATTCGCTACTGATTTTAATTCGAGGGCAGAGTACTTCTGGTCTCATGGTCTAATATCAGATCCTACATACAGAATGTTTAGTTCTGCTTGTAATTATTCTCGATATGTTAGCGAGTACTACAGGGACACTGTATCCCCAATCTGTTCGAGAGTCATGAGTTTAGTGAGTAGAGAAACCAGTAAGTTTGTGGACAAGTATGATGTTACCCTTGATGTTTGTATTTCCTCTGTGCTCTCCCAGTCCAAGATTATAAGTCCTCAA GAAAATTCCGAGAAGTTAGATGTATGTGTGGAAGATGAAGTTGTAAATTACTTGAACCGAAAAGATGTGAAAAGGGCTCTTCATGCTGAGCTTGTTGGAGTACACAGATGGTCTGTTTGCAGCAG TATTTTGGACTATCAACTGCTTGACATAGAGATACCAACTATCTCCATAATAGGAACGCTTATCAAAGAAAGAATTCCAGTCTTAATATATAG CGGGGATCAAGATTCTGTCGTTCCACTGATTGGAAGCCGAGCAACTGTTCAACAACTAGCAAGGCAGATGCAGCTGAACACAACTGTCCCCTATAGAGTTTGGTTTGCAGGACAACAG GTTGGTGGATGGACACATGTTTATGATAATATCCTCTCCTTTGCGACGATTAGAGGTGCTTCTCATGAGGCTCCTTTCTCACAGCCAGAGAGATCACTTGTGTTATTCAAGTCATTTCTTGAAGGCAAGCCACTCCCTGAAGTTTTCTGA
- the LOC101265627 gene encoding serine carboxypeptidase-like 45 isoform X2, whose protein sequence is MAMAVFLFLLYAYVGIVSALPHPDKITKLPGQPQVGFQQFSGYVTVDDKKQRSLFYYFVEAETDPASKPLVLWLNGGPGCSSLGVGAFSENGPFRPRGEGLVINEHSWNKEANMLYLESPIGVGFSYSSDTSSYETVNDEITARDNVVFLLRWFHKFPQYRKSNLFLTGESYAGHYVPQLAKLMMAFNKKQQLFNLKGIALGNPVLEFATDFNSRAEYFWSHGLISDPTYRMFSSACNYSRYVSEYYRDTVSPICSRVMSLVSRETSKFVDKYDVTLDVCISSVLSQSKIISPQENSEKLDVCVEDEVVNYLNRKDVKRALHAELVGVHRWSVCSSILDYQLLDIEIPTISIIGTLIKERIPVLIYSGDQDSVVPLIGSRATVQQLARQMQLNTTVPYRVWFAGQQVGGWTHVYDNILSFATIRGASHEAPFSQPERSLVLFKSFLEGKPLPEVF, encoded by the exons ATGGCTATGGctgtttttctctttcttctttatgCTTATGTAGGAATTGTGTCTGCATTGCCTCATCCAGACAAGATCACTAAATTGCCTGGACAACCTCAAGTGGGGTTTCAACAATTTTCAGGATATGTTACTGTTGATGATAAGAAGCAAAGATCTCTTTTTTACTATTTTGTTGAAGCTGAAACGGATCCAGCTTCAAAGCCTTTAGTTTTGTGGTTGAATGGAG GACCTGGATGTTCTTCACTTGGGGTTGGTGCATTTTCTGAAAATGGACCATTTAGACCAAGAGGAGAAGGTCTTGTTATAAATGAACACAGTTGGAACAAAG AGGCAAACATGTTGTATTTGGAAAGCCCAATTGGAGTTGGCTTCTCTTATTCATCTGATACTTCTTCCTATGAGACAGTAAATGATGAAATAACAG CCAGGGACAATGTTGTTTTCTTACTACGCTGGTTCCATAAATTTCCACAGTACAGAAAAAGCAATTTGTTTCTAACTGGCGAAAGTTATGCAG GACATTATGTACCTCAACTAGCTAAGCTCATGATGGCATTTAACAAGAAGCAGCAGCTATTCAATCTAAAAGGAATTGCT CTAGGTAATCCGGTTCTGGAATTCGCTACTGATTTTAATTCGAGGGCAGAGTACTTCTGGTCTCATGGTCTAATATCAGATCCTACATACAGAATGTTTAGTTCTGCTTGTAATTATTCTCGATATGTTAGCGAGTACTACAGGGACACTGTATCCCCAATCTGTTCGAGAGTCATGAGTTTAGTGAGTAGAGAAACCAGTAAGTTTGTGGACAAGTATGATGTTACCCTTGATGTTTGTATTTCCTCTGTGCTCTCCCAGTCCAAGATTATAAGTCCTCAA GAAAATTCCGAGAAGTTAGATGTATGTGTGGAAGATGAAGTTGTAAATTACTTGAACCGAAAAGATGTGAAAAGGGCTCTTCATGCTGAGCTTGTTGGAGTACACAGATGGTCTGTTTGCAGCAG TATTTTGGACTATCAACTGCTTGACATAGAGATACCAACTATCTCCATAATAGGAACGCTTATCAAAGAAAGAATTCCAGTCTTAATATATAG CGGGGATCAAGATTCTGTCGTTCCACTGATTGGAAGCCGAGCAACTGTTCAACAACTAGCAAGGCAGATGCAGCTGAACACAACTGTCCCCTATAGAGTTTGGTTTGCAGGACAACAG GTTGGTGGATGGACACATGTTTATGATAATATCCTCTCCTTTGCGACGATTAGAGGTGCTTCTCATGAGGCTCCTTTCTCACAGCCAGAGAGATCACTTGTGTTATTCAAGTCATTTCTTGAAGGCAAGCCACTCCCTGAAGTTTTCTGA
- the LOC101264710 gene encoding DNA-directed RNA polymerase V subunit 7, with the protein MFLKSQLSWNVIIPAENLDVEGLMLQKAIVIRLLDDFASKKASKSLGYFMAVTTLERIGEGKVREHTGDVLFPVEFSCITFKIFRGEILDGVVEKILKHGVFLRCGPTDKVYLSHQKMADYKYVPGENPIFMNEKMSRIEKDTVVRFIVVGARYVEAEKEFQAVVSLEGDYLGPISQNAV; encoded by the coding sequence atgtttttgaaatcTCAATTATCATGGAATGTGATAATCCCTGCTGAGAACCTTGACGTTGAAGGTTTAATGCTTCAGAAGGCAATTGTTATTCGCCTCCTGGATGACTTCGCTTCGAAGAAGGCGTCCAAAAGTCTTGGTTACTTTATGGCTGTTACTACATTGGAGAGGATTGGGGAAGGGAAAGTTCGAGAACACACTGGTGATGTGCTTTTCCCTGTCGAGTTCAGCTGCATTACCTTCAAGATATTCCGTGGAGAGATTTTAGATGGGGTTGTTGAAAAGATCTTGAAGCATGGTGTCTTCTTGAGATGTGGCCCCACAGACAAGGTATATCTCTCTCATCAGAAGATGGCTGACTACAAGTATGTGCCTGGAGAAAATCCCATCTTTATGAATGAGAAGATgtccagaattgagaaagacaCTGTGGTGCGTTTCATCGTGGTTGGAGCAAGGTATGTGGAGGCGGAGAAGGAATTCCAAGCTGTTGTGAGCTTGGAGGGTGATTACCTCGGACCCATCTCACAAAATGCTGTTTAG